In the genome of Hevea brasiliensis isolate MT/VB/25A 57/8 chromosome 14, ASM3005281v1, whole genome shotgun sequence, the window ttttaattttGTATCATTATCTTTCAATGTCGTCTTCAAACAAgcataaaattaagaattttaaggtTCATCAAAATACTGTTTGATAATGTAGAGAGAAATTGATTATTCAtgtggaaaaagaaaggaaaaaaaaatattgcCAAACCATAAAAAAGTGGTATAATTAATCACATTCATATGGGGTTTTATTTTGCCCTACTTATTGAAATTCTTAATCCAATAGAGGTTCTTAAATATTAtatgttattttaatattattgttaTACACATAATTTATAAAGCCTCTGTATAATTTCATGTTGAATTTGATTTATTAACATAAAAGTTTTTTAAATTTGGTTTATTAacataaaagttttttttttaatgtattcTTTCTCATTCTAAATAGGtttataattaattacttaaattttattgttgtttttttatttattaattatatcataaatttaagtaaattaaaaataattatattgtaaataaaaattataattttaaaaaagtctaattaaaaatataaaaagcaCATATACACAAGATCCATAGAGAGTAATTAATAAAAACTTGTTGTATATACGTGTAGGTATTGGACTTCTTTTCCTCCTCAAATCAGATTTGGTTTCGTCTCAAGGTGGGCCATAGAATTAAGGACATTAGGGAGAAGTTAAAAGAGGTAGAAAATGAAATTTCTAGCCTCAATTTAGAGAAGAAAATAATAATAGATGTGAGAGATAAAAGTAGTGGAAGGGAGACATCCTCTGTACTGAAACCTGATATGATAGGAAGGGAAAAAGATAAGGAAAAAATGATTGAGTCATTGTTGAATCCAGCTAGTAGTCAAGGAAATGTTTCTGTGAATGCTATTGTTGGCATTGGGGGCTTAGGAAAGACTGCACTTGCCCAGTTGGTGTATAATGATGAAAAGGTTAAAAATTACTTTGAGAAGAAGATGTGGGTGtgtgtttctgaggaatttgaggtgAAATTGCTAGTTAAGAAGATCCTTGGAAGTGCAACTAATAGTGAAGTTCTTAATTTAGAACTACAGGAACTGCATATTCGTCTTAAAGAGAATTTAAAAGGGAAGAGGTATTTGTTGGTGTTAGATGATGTATGGAATGAAGATCAGAAAAAATGGGATGATTTGAAAGATTACTTGTTAGTAGGTGCCCCTGGAAGTAAAATTGTAGTCACCACTCGTAGCACAAGAGTTGCATTAGTCATGGGTGTGGATTCCCCATATGTTTTGCAAGGTCTAGCAGACAATGAGGCTTGGGATTTATTTGAAAAATTAGCATTTGGAGAGTGGGGTGGTGGAGTGAATCCTAACCTAATAAAAATTGGAAGAGAGATGGTAAAGAAATGTAAAGGAGTTCCACTTGCAATAAGGAGTTTAGGAAGCCTCATGCGTTTGAAAACTAAAGAGAGTGAGTGGTCTTCCATTTTAGAAAGTGACTTATTAAAGTCATTTCAAACAAATGGGAATGTTCTTTCTGTGCTGAAGTTGAGTTACTGTCACTTGCCCACTTATTTAAGGCAATGTTTCACTTATTGTGCCATGTTTCCCAAAGATTACGAATTCGATAAAGAAACATTGATTCGTTTGTGGATAGCGCAAGGATACATTGTCTGTTCAAGTAAGAATGACGATTTAGAGGATATTGGAGATCAGTACTTCAATGAATTGTCATCTCGATCATTCTTCCATCAGTCAGAAAGTATGAATGGTTATAAAATGCATGATCTTATCCATGATCTAGCACAATCAATGGCAAAGGATAGGTACTTTGCAGTAGAGAATGTTTGCGAAGGAATCCATCATGTATATTGGCCATgttctttgaatgaaattgagaTGCTGGTTAAAGTTAAGGGCATGAGGACATTATTTTTTGAAAGTTTTCCTGAAAGTGTAACATTTAAAAAGGGTTCAAATTTTCAAAGGTTACGTGCCTTGCATTTAGGGTGGAATATAAAGGGAGTACCAAATTCAATAGCAAGATTGAAGTATTTGAGATATCTTGACATTTCTAGGTGTAAGATGGAAACGCTCCCAAAGTCCATAAATAATTTGCAAAACTTGCAAACTCTAATACTCTCATATTGTAGAAGGCTTCGAGAATTGCCGAGAGATATAGAAAAATTGATCAGCCTTAGGTGCCTCATGATTAATGGATGTGAGAGCCTAagatgcatgccaattggattgGGGAAATTAACTTGTTTGCGCCAACTGTCAGATTTTGTGGTGGCATGGGATGAAGGCTCTAAGGGGGCTATGCTAAATGAATTGAATAGCCTAAACCAACTTAAGGGAAGGATTGTCCTCCATGACCTTATAAATGTGGAAAATGTTGAGATAGAGTCCAACCAAGTGAATTTAAGGGAAAAGAAACACCTCCAGTGTTTGGTGTTACGTTGGAATTATTCTTTTCTTTACGAGGAGACTGGAGTTGAAAAGAATGAATTATTTTTAGAAAAGCTTGAGCCTCATCCAAATTTACAATCCTTGGTTGTGGAATCTTTCATGGGTGTGAGATTTTCAAGTTGGTTGTCTTCTATCACAAATTTAGTAGAAATTAAGCTTTTACATTGTAGAAAATTGAAGCAGCTACCACCATTGCACCAACTCCCTTCTCTAAAAACCCTTTGTCTTGAAGAACTTGTTTCTCTGGAGTATGTATCAGATGAGGAGCCTTCCTTTTTGGCATCGCCATCAATTACATTATTCCCATCACTGCAAGAGATTGAATTCATGAATTGCTATAATTTGAGAGGATGGTGGAGGCAGGAGAGGAGGAGTGGGGTTGAACTTGCTCAATTTCCTTGTCTTTCAAAAATGCAAATCGAGGACTGCCCCAAGCTTATTGTAGATGATGGTGAAGTCATTGAATGGGGAAGTTTCAGGAGTCTTCAATCTCTTTCTATTAGATTTCTTTCAGAATTGAAATCTCTACCAAAGGGGCTTCAATTTGTTACAAACCTGCAAGAGCTCATCATCTATGGTTGTTATAGTTTGATGGCTTTACCAGATTGGATAAGCAAACTCACCTCACTTCAACGGCTAGAAATTTCCTGTTGCCCTAATTTGAGATCGCTGCCTGAGGGAATGCATTTACTGACTTCTTTACAGAAGTTGAAGATTGAAGGATGCGGCAAGTTGTCTGCAAGATGTACGAAGGAAAAGGGTGTGGATTGGCCAAAGATTGCTCACATCCCTAATCTCGAGATTGAACCTCCAGGTTTTTGAATATTCCAATTTCCATTTCTTATTCTGTATTTCTTTTGACACCCTCACAATTTTTACGTGCACTTCCTTCTCACATTGTTCTGCTGCAGCTCAAGCTGCTTCTATTTTGAAAATTAACTTCAGTTCATAtcttaacaattaaaaaaaaaaaattaatggcctTTGagggttatttatttattttttttattcatttgttcttttaaatttcaatttaaattatttaaaagtagATATTCTAACCATGGTTATATTGACAGAGAAATATTCTCAATTTCGCGTATATGGAGAGACAGATTCAGGGGAAAGAGTAATATAATATAGAGGATCTCAAGTTTCAAATTTACCACAAAAAATATGTGAGAATtactatttattaaattaaattcttttcatttcttaaatgatAGTAATTCCATGGTCTTGATTATTTTGCCTTCAATGCTCAATTCTTTTATATGATTTTTCTAGATTTTACTTGAACTATTTTATAAGCATAAATAGAAAACCTCTCTAACAAAATGTAAATTACTCTTCATCTTATTTAATGACGCAGTGATACATGTCTATGGAGATGGATATGCAAAGTGAAACAATCTTGTGCTATTTTTAATTCTGGTAAGTTAGTGCTTCAAAATCAAGAATCCGAAGCTACTTTTGTCTTTAATTAAAGGGGTTAATTAGTTTGGTTCTCATTCCTACATGCAGGAGTTGGATGCACAATTCTACAAATTTGATTATTCTCCATATAGGCAATTTATAGTAATCTATTGAATGGCATTTGTACCTTTCATTTGTTAAATTCTAATAGTTGAAGTGTTGATTTAAGctgtacataataaataattattttaaaacatTTATTACATATATGTAACATTGAAAATAcaacttattttttataatttataaataatattagctAAAtgatcattttctttttttttttaattttttttattatttatttgttattaactTAATCATCAAAGTGGACATGCTGGGAATATCCTAGCACACTTACTAGatgatattttttttatgtttggaTCATGATTGAGGTATCAAGTGGATCCACAATTAATATGGATCAAAGGATTTTTAACAACATAAAATATCTTATTTATCCTTTATATTTTTGGAGGTAAAATATCCATCTATCCTTTACTCTTTTCTCTTTCAATATTTTCCCTTCAACTGTATCATCTTTTTTAACTAATAGTAATAAATTATGCtttcattttcaagaaaaaaaaaattaaacttcttaTCTACACGTATTTTCTCTACAcatattgaaaaaaatatatataattatttaaattttaataacatatacttaatatttaaatttaattttgaaaatttattttaattttattttattaaagctTTAAAGAGTATAATTCACATGTATCTTTTCCTTTAGCCAATATTTGTGATGAAACAATTTTCTCTTAGCCAATATTTATCGTTTGGAggcttttttattttttcctcAACTTTGTACCAATTGACAAAAATCATGTATGTTACATAAAAAGTGTAAGGTACAACATGTATAATTTTTTGCCATTGCCATTTAATATGGCtagtttagttaaaaaaaaaaatatgaccGGTTAATATtaggattaattttaattaaatcaaattattcatcttacttttaattttaatttttgattttaattaaatttaattattttatttttaatcaaaaatgattttaatttaatttaaattaaataattattattcaatttaaaattaatttaaatttaatctatGATACGAAATTGAATTAGACAATGACAGATACATTAATATGTTTGTTTGGATTGAGTAAATAGCATGGATTTATGTGAATTCAATTCAATATATGttttaataaatcaaataaacTGAACATGTGATATGTCACATTGATTGTatcatttgtaaaaattataatttaattgattcaatttaatatatatttgagtcaGCTAAATCAATTTGAGTATTTGACATGTCATattgattatatatttaattaattaagcttttaattgagtcaattgaatcaattgattacATGCAAGGTTacattaatcatatatatttaagtcaattatcaaattataatttagttgATTCAATTGAATGTATATATTGGAGTTAACTGAATTAATTTGAGTATATTGCATAtcacattaatcatatattttagtcaattgagtttttaattgagttaattaaatcaaattgattatgTGTAATGTCACACTAATTTTGTACATTTGAATCAAttgcaaaaattataatttaattgaatatacATTTGAGTTAATTGAATCAATTTGAGTATGTGACATGTCACATTAATCATATCTATTTGAGCCAATTATGAAAATTACCATTTAACggattcaattgaatatatatttaaatcaattgaatcaatttgagTATGTAACATATTacatcaataatttattttagtgaATTAAGCTTTTAATTGagttaattgaatcaattgattttgtgtaatatcacattgatcatatatatttaagtcaattataataattatcatttaattaattcaattgaatatatatttaaatcaattgaATCATTTTGATTCTATAACATATCACATTGATCATATACTTTAGTCAATTGAATATTTAATTGAGTAAATTAAATCAACTGATTATGTACAATgtcacattaatcatatatatattaggttaattgtaacaattatcatttaaatgatttaatgaaatatatattttagttaattgaatcaattgagtaTGTGATATGtcacattaatcatatattttagttaattgaatcaattgagtaTTTGATATGTTATGTTGATtatatatttttgttaattaagcccttaattgagtaaattgaatcaattgattatctaatatgtcacattatgtcaattgaccatatataTTTTGAGTCAATTGAATCAACTGACTAtatatgttttgagttaattgTGACAATTATTATTGagtaaattgaatcaattgattatGTAATATgtcatattatattaattaaccatatatattttgagtcaattgaatcaaactgattatatatattttgagtcaattgtaacaattattatttaaatgattcaattgaagatatattttagttaattgaatcaattgagtaTACGGCATATCACATTATGTTCAATTATTCATATATATTTAGATCAACTATaacaattattatttaaatgattcaattgaatatatatttcagttcactgaattaattaaatatgtaaaaTGTTAAATTGGTCATATATTTTAGTGAATTAATCctttaattgattcaattgagtaaaaatttataatttatttttatgaaatatttttttaattaagtcaattgaattcatttgaaattataatgttaattaattatttattattatatatacattaatcgaatcaatttaattaatttatattgttAGTTTAACTgagttaatttaatcaatttaaatttagattgatcatttgtttaattataataaagtaatatatattttactttttaaatattaattta includes:
- the LOC131172835 gene encoding putative disease resistance protein RGA3; the encoded protein is MAGQIPFSILEQVLTKLGSLAFQEIGLVCCARDDLKKLGNSLSTVKAVLVDAEEKQEQSHAVQIWIRRLQDIVYEAEELVDEMATHDLRGMVQGQRKVATQVLDFFSSSNQIWFRLKVGHRIKDIREKLKEVENEISSLNLEKKIIIDVRDKSSGRETSSVLKPDMIGREKDKEKMIESLLNPASSQGNVSVNAIVGIGGLGKTALAQLVYNDEKVKNYFEKKMWVCVSEEFEVKLLVKKILGSATNSEVLNLELQELHIRLKENLKGKRYLLVLDDVWNEDQKKWDDLKDYLLVGAPGSKIVVTTRSTRVALVMGVDSPYVLQGLADNEAWDLFEKLAFGEWGGGVNPNLIKIGREMVKKCKGVPLAIRSLGSLMRLKTKESEWSSILESDLLKSFQTNGNVLSVLKLSYCHLPTYLRQCFTYCAMFPKDYEFDKETLIRLWIAQGYIVCSSKNDDLEDIGDQYFNELSSRSFFHQSESMNGYKMHDLIHDLAQSMAKDRYFAVENVCEGIHHVYWPCSLNEIEMLVKVKGMRTLFFESFPESVTFKKGSNFQRLRALHLGWNIKGVPNSIARLKYLRYLDISRCKMETLPKSINNLQNLQTLILSYCRRLRELPRDIEKLISLRCLMINGCESLRCMPIGLGKLTCLRQLSDFVVAWDEGSKGAMLNELNSLNQLKGRIVLHDLINVENVEIESNQVNLREKKHLQCLVLRWNYSFLYEETGVEKNELFLEKLEPHPNLQSLVVESFMGVRFSSWLSSITNLVEIKLLHCRKLKQLPPLHQLPSLKTLCLEELVSLEYVSDEEPSFLASPSITLFPSLQEIEFMNCYNLRGWWRQERRSGVELAQFPCLSKMQIEDCPKLIVDDGEVIEWGSFRSLQSLSIRFLSELKSLPKGLQFVTNLQELIIYGCYSLMALPDWISKLTSLQRLEISCCPNLRSLPEGMHLLTSLQKLKIEGCGKLSARCTKEKGVDWPKIAHIPNLEIEPPGF